The window GGCGACGGTCACGTCGTCCCACACCCGATGGGGCCGGCCGTCGCCGACGTCCCCGCCGCGCAGTCGCAGCACCGTCCGGGGGTAGCTGTCGGACGCCACGACCGACCAGCCGGCCCCGGCCCACCGCGCGTTCAGCGCGGCCACCAGCTCCGCCTCCAGCGATGTCGCCCGGGCCCGGGTCCGCGGGTCGCACCGTCGCCGCGCGGTGAGCGCGAGGTCGAGGAACATCCGGTCCCCGTCGTCGGCCCAGTGCTCGCACAGCCGGACGAGCACCGGCATCAACGCCGGATGAGCGAGTTCGGCGGCCGCCTCGAGGTCGAGGCGGAACACGTCGTCCGGATCGCCGCCGAGGCGGTCCAGCAGTGGGCGCAGCACCCGGCCGTCACCGCGTCGGGCCAGCCCCACCGTCGCTTCGTGCCGGATGTCCCCCGCGTCGTCGTTCAACCGCGCCGCCAGGGCCGCGCGGATCGCCGGGCTGTCGCGGTCGTTGAGAGTGGCCAGGCTGAAGACCGCGGCGTCACGGACCTCCGCGTCCGCGTCGGCGGACAGGCCGATCAGCGTCGCGACACACCGGTCGCCCGGCGGATCCTCCATGAGCACCAGGTTCCGGGCCAGGGCCAGGCGCACCGGCGGGTACGGGTCGTCGGCGTACCGGCACGCCTCGGCGGTCCAGCGGGCGCCGCCGGCGGCCGTCAGACCCCAGACGAAGACCTCGCGGTCGTCGTCGTCGGCCGTCCGGGCGGCGGCGGCCAGGGCCGCCGCGATTACTCCCTCGAACGGCGAGCCGTCGTCGTACCCGAGCTGGGCCAGCACCCGGGCCGCGAGGTGCCGACGTCCGGTGGCCGGGTCGGCGAGGACCGGCAGGGCCAGGTCCAGCACCCGCGGTCCGCCGTCGCGCTGCAGCACCGCCACCAGCCGCGAGGTCCGCTCCTCGAGGTCGTCCCCGTCGTGGGCGTCGCCGCGTGCGTCGGCCAGGGTCAACAGCTCCTCCCACACGCCGTCGGGGTCGACGGTGTCGTCCGACCCGGGCCGGGCACCGCCGCCGCCCGTGGGTCCGGGACCGTCCACCACTCAGGCCCCCCGCGGCGCGAACACGATGACGCCCACGCCGGCCAGACACACCAGTGCTCCGATGACGTCCCACCGATCGGGGCGGAAGCCGTCGAGCACCACACCCCAGACCAGCGAGCCGGCGACGAACACCCCACCGTAGGCGGCGAGGATCCGGCCGAAGTGCGGGTCGGACTGGAACGCCGCGACGAAACCGTACAGGCCCAGCGCGACCACGCCGGCCCCGGCCCACAGCCAACCGCGCGACTCCCGGACCGACTGCCACACCAGCCAGGCCCCACCGATCTCGAACACCGCGGCGACGGCGAACAGCAGGACCGTCCGCAGCACGCTCACCCGCGACGACGCGGCGTCAACCGCAGCGGCGGCAACGGTGGCGCGGGGATGCGCTCGTCGCCGTGCCCGTCGACCGGCCCGAACCGCGGATCGTGAGCCTCCCAGTCGTCGCGCGCCGCGACGATCTCCTCGTGGGTGCGCCCGACGAAGTTCCACCACATCACCAGCTCGTCGGCGAACGGTTCGCCGCCGAGCAGCACCAGCCGGGCCCCCTCGGTGGTCGACACGTCCAGCGACGTCCGTCCGGGCGCCAGGTACAGCAGCGGCCCGGGCTCCAGTGTCCGCCCGTCGACCTCGACGGTGCCGCCGACCACCAGGACGCCGTACTCGAAGTCCGCACGCAACGGCAGCGCCGCCGACCCCGGCTCGACCACCAGCTCCGCGCCGACCAGCGGGCTGAAGATCGTCGCGGGGGAGCGCACCTCGCCGAGCTCGCCGACGAAGACCACGCCCCGCACCCCGGCCGCCGTGAACACCGGCAGCTCCCGGTGCTGTTCGAACAGCGACGTCCCGCCCGCCGCGTCCGCGGGCAGTGCGACCCACAGCTGCAGGCCGTGCAGTACCACCCCGGGTGCGGTGACCTCGGAGTGTGCGATGCCGCGGCCGCTCGTCATGATGTTCAGCTCGCCCGGTCGCAGGACCACGTCACTGCCCAGGCCGTCCCGATGCCGGATCTCGCCGCTCAGCGGCCAGGTCACGGTCTGCAGCCCGATGTGCGGATGGGGCAGCACGGTCATCCCGGCCGACTCCGGACCCATCTCGTCCAGGAAGCACCAGGCGCCGATCAGCGGGATCTCCCGGGACGGCAGCGTCCGCCGCACGGTCATCGCCCGGACCCCGCCCAGCGGCACCGCGCGCGCCTTCAGCAGCCGGCTCCCGCAGGTCGGCCGGTCGACGTCGTGCTCGACTGGTGCGCTCTCGAGATTGCTCAACGCTCTCCTCCGACCGGGCGGCGGGTGGTCCGCGGTGCCGTGCGGCCTCCAGCGTAGGTTCCCTGCATGACCCGGCAGCCACCCCCGGCGTCCGGTCACCGGGAGCGCCCCGACGACGTGGACGCGCTGCCGCCCACGCCGTCGACGGGGTCGGTGCTCGCGGTCGTCGCGGTCGGTGGCGTCATCGGTGCTCTCGCGCGCCACCAGGTCGGCCGGAGCTGGCCCGCCCCGCCCACGAACTTCCCGTGGTCCACGCTGGCGGTCAACGTCTCCGGCTGCCTGCTCATCGGCGTCCTGCTCGGCGTGCTGGCCGATCGGCCCCGCGCGCACCCGCTGCTGCGCCCGCTGCTCGGCACCGGCGTGCTCGGCGGGTACACCACGTTCTCCACCTACACCGTCGACCTCCACCGGCTGCTCACCACCGGGCACGTGGGCACCGCGGCGATGTACCTGCTCGGGACGCTCGCCGCGGCGCTCACCGCCACCGTCACGGGGATGTGTCTCGGCCGCCGCCGGGGGCGGCGGTGACCTATCTGTGGGTGGCGCTGGGCGCGGCGATCGGTGCACCGCTGCGCTACCTGACCGACCGGTTCGTCACGGTGCGCGTCGAGAGCCGCTTCCCCGTCGGCACTCTCGTGGTCAACGTGGCGGGATCGCTGATCCTGGGACTCCTCGCCGGGGCGGGCCTGGCCGGCGACGATCCGTGGCAGCTCGTCGTCGGCACCGGCTTCTGCGGCGCCCTCACCACCTACTCGACCTTCGCCTGGGAGACCGTGCGGCTGGCCGCATCCGGGGGTCGGCTGCTGGCCGCAGCCAACGCGGTCGGCAGCCTGGTCGTGGGGACGGGTGCCGCCACGGCAGGATTCCTGGTCATGGACGCGGTGGTG is drawn from Nakamurella deserti and contains these coding sequences:
- a CDS encoding HEAT repeat domain-containing protein encodes the protein MVDGPGPTGGGGARPGSDDTVDPDGVWEELLTLADARGDAHDGDDLEERTSRLVAVLQRDGGPRVLDLALPVLADPATGRRHLAARVLAQLGYDDGSPFEGVIAAALAAAARTADDDDREVFVWGLTAAGGARWTAEACRYADDPYPPVRLALARNLVLMEDPPGDRCVATLIGLSADADAEVRDAAVFSLATLNDRDSPAIRAALAARLNDDAGDIRHEATVGLARRGDGRVLRPLLDRLGGDPDDVFRLDLEAAAELAHPALMPVLVRLCEHWADDGDRMFLDLALTARRRCDPRTRARATSLEAELVAALNARWAGAGWSVVASDSYPRTVLRLRGGDVGDGRPHRVWDDVTVADFRVEEQVERFLYDHPALDPPC
- a CDS encoding YnfA family protein, with protein sequence MSVLRTVLLFAVAAVFEIGGAWLVWQSVRESRGWLWAGAGVVALGLYGFVAAFQSDPHFGRILAAYGGVFVAGSLVWGVVLDGFRPDRWDVIGALVCLAGVGVIVFAPRGA
- a CDS encoding pirin family protein — translated: MSNLESAPVEHDVDRPTCGSRLLKARAVPLGGVRAMTVRRTLPSREIPLIGAWCFLDEMGPESAGMTVLPHPHIGLQTVTWPLSGEIRHRDGLGSDVVLRPGELNIMTSGRGIAHSEVTAPGVVLHGLQLWVALPADAAGGTSLFEQHRELPVFTAAGVRGVVFVGELGEVRSPATIFSPLVGAELVVEPGSAALPLRADFEYGVLVVGGTVEVDGRTLEPGPLLYLAPGRTSLDVSTTEGARLVLLGGEPFADELVMWWNFVGRTHEEIVAARDDWEAHDPRFGPVDGHGDERIPAPPLPPLRLTPRRRG
- the crcB gene encoding fluoride efflux transporter CrcB; this encodes MTRQPPPASGHRERPDDVDALPPTPSTGSVLAVVAVGGVIGALARHQVGRSWPAPPTNFPWSTLAVNVSGCLLIGVLLGVLADRPRAHPLLRPLLGTGVLGGYTTFSTYTVDLHRLLTTGHVGTAAMYLLGTLAAALTATVTGMCLGRRRGRR
- the crcB gene encoding fluoride efflux transporter CrcB, which gives rise to MTYLWVALGAAIGAPLRYLTDRFVTVRVESRFPVGTLVVNVAGSLILGLLAGAGLAGDDPWQLVVGTGFCGALTTYSTFAWETVRLAASGGRLLAAANAVGSLVVGTGAATAGFLVMDAVVR